From one Pagrus major chromosome 21, Pma_NU_1.0 genomic stretch:
- the extl2 gene encoding exostosin-like 2: protein MRVPRCCIRLRRIYLVWPILLLLLVGAALTALLPPAEDQGGRGVLGVLRRATSQQDNPAQGLHGDSTEEEQRFTIIIQTYNRTDVLLKLLNHYQAVPHLQRIIIVWNNVGEQTPLKLWNSLGPHPVPVVFKEQTSNRMRNRLQPFPEIDTDAVLMLDDDTLVSVPDLSFAFSVWKQFPDQIVGFVPRKHVSTPGGVYSYGSFELQDPETSGGDKYSMVLIGAAFFHRRYLQLFQDQPQTVHALVDETQNCDDIATNFAVALYLRKHSTGSIKKPSGVFVKPVDLRNLEKDASSGYQGMWHRPEHLLQRSYCLNKLTQIYGFMPLCFSNLMVSQFGFPSYANHKSRG from the exons ATGAG GGTCCCCCGTTGCTGCATCAGGCTCAGACGAATCTATTTGGTTTGGCCaattctgcttcttctcctgGTGGGTGCAGCCTTGACAGCTCTGCTGCCCCCCGCTGAGGACCAAGGAGGTCGTGGCGTCCTGGGAGTGCTTCGCCGGGCCACATCACAACAGGACAATCCTGCACAGGGCCTCCACGGTGacagcacagaggaggagcagagattTACCATCATCATTCAAACTTACAACCGCACAGACGTTTTGCTCAAACTCCTGAACCACTACCAGGCAGTACCTCATCTTCAGCGGATTATCATTGTCTGGAACAACGTGGGGGAGCAGACACCCCTGAAGTTATGGAACTCTTTGGGGCCTCATCCCGTCCCTGTGGTCTTCAAGGAGCAGACCAGCAACCGAATGCGAAACAGACTACAACCATTCCCTGAGATTGATACTGATG CTGTGCTGATGCTGGATGACGACACCCTCGTCAGTGTTCCTGACCTCAGTTTTGCTTTCTCTGTCTGGAAG CAATTTCCAGACCAGATTGTTGGGTTTGTCCCAAGGAAACATGTCTCAACACCAGGAGGGGTGTACAGTTATGGCAGCTTTGAACTGCAGGACCCAGAAACATCTGGAGGTGACAA ATACTCCATGGTGTTAATTGGTGCTGCCTTCTTCCACCGCCGCTACCTGCAGCTCTTCCAGGACCAACCTCAAACAGTGCACGCGCTGGTGGACGAAACACAGAATTGTGACGATATTGCCACAAACTTTGCTGTAGCGCTGTATTTGAGGAAACACTCCACAGGCAGCATTAAGAAACCGTCTGGGGTCTTTGTCAAACCCGTGGACCTCCGCAACCTGGAAAAGGATGCCAGCAGTGGGTATCAGGGTATGTGGCATCGCCCAGAACACCTCCTTCAGAGATCCTACTGTCTGAACAAGCTGACACAGATCTATGGCTTCATGCCACTCTGCTTCTCCAACCTGATGGTCTCCCAGTTTGGCTTCCCCAGCTATGCCAACCACAAGAGTCGAGGCTGA
- the parla gene encoding presenilin-associated rhomboid-like protein A, mitochondrial isoform X1, whose translation MAWRGCVMKWAKTEFIRSTNTTSKRSRLDPCNQQRSGFRREAKRSDTKKGNVTQETNPSPSEAGTPGPPPPPKAPRPTLFKPLMFTVGFTGSSFGAAAILQYETLKSRVQSAKDEEEEEKLSQGSQDMAYWHDWWNQLSGFQRQLILVMSMVDDFWSSLTEGQRTVTGIIAVNAVVLCCWRIPAMQRSMIKYFTSNPASKTRYLPMVLSSFSHYSIIHMVANMYVLWTFSSGIVSLLGKEQFLAVYMSAGVISTMVSYMCKTATGRLYPSLGASGAVMAVLAAVCTKVPEAKLGIIFLPMITFTAGNALKALIAIDAAGLILGWRLFDHAAHLGGALFGVWYVAYGHKLIWRKREPLVKLWHDMRSPGSSGSRPGGGPGVSGGGGGGGGGSSGPGPQ comes from the exons ATGGCGTGGAGAGGATGTGTCATGAAATGGGCCAAAACAGAGTTCATCAGATCCACCAACACTACCTCAAAACGCTCCAG ACTAGACCCTTGCAACCAACAGAGGAGCGGTTTCCGTCGGGAAGCCAAAAGGTCGGATACAAAGAAAGGAAATGTCACCCAAGAAACAAACCCTTCACCCTCTGAGGCCGGCACACCaggtcccccacctcctcccaaAGCCCCCAGACCGACACTTTTCAAACCACTGATGTTCACAGTAGGG TTTACAGGCTCCTCCTTTGGTGCCGCGGCCATTCTGCAATATGAGACCCTGAAGTCGAGAGTTCAGTCTGcaaaagatgaagaggaggaagaaaaattGTCACAG GGGTCCCAGGACATGGCGTACTGGCACGACTGGTGGAACCAGCTGTCAGGCTTCCAACGACAGCTCATACTGGTGATGTCCATGGTGGATGACTTCTGGAGCAGCCTCACAGAAGGACAGAGGACTGTCACTG GTATCATTGCGGTAAATGCTGTAGTCCTGTGTTGCTGGCGGATCCCTGCAATGCAAAGGAGCATGATTAAGTACTTCACATCTAACCCAGCCTCCA AAACCCGGTACCTTCCCATGGTCCTGTCGTCCTTCAGCCACTACTCCATTATCCACATGGTGGCCAACATGTATGTCCTGTGGACATTCTCTTCAGGAATTGTCTCTCTCTTAGGGAAGGAGCAGTTTCTTGCAGTCTACATGTCTGCCG gTGTCATTTCCACTATGGTTAGCTACATGTGTAAAACAGCCACTGGACGTCTCTATCCATCATTAGGAGCG TCGGGTGCCGTCATGGCAGTACTGGCCGCAGTCTGTACAAAGGTGCCAGAGGCCAAACTGGGCATAATCTTCCTCCCCATGATCACATTCACAGCAGGgaat GCTCTGAAAGCGCTCATCGCCATAGACGCAGCAGGGCTTATTCTGGGATGGCGGCTGTTTGACCACGCAGCTCACCTTGGCGGAGCCCTCTTTGGAGT ATGGTATGTAGCATATGGCCACAAACTGATCTGGAGGAAGAGGGAACCTCTTGTGAAGCTGTGGCATGACATGCGTTCTCCAGGTAGCAGTGGATCCAGGCCAGGAGGTGGGCCTGGtgtcagtggtggtggtggtggtggtggtggtggcagcagtggACCTGGACCACAGTGA
- the parla gene encoding presenilin-associated rhomboid-like protein A, mitochondrial isoform X2 translates to MAWRGCVMKWAKTEFIRSTNTTSKRSRLDPCNQQRSGFRREAKRSDTKKGNVTQETNPSPSEAGTPGPPPPPKAPRPTLFKPLMFTVGFTGSSFGAAAILQYETLKSRVQSAKDEEEEEKLSQGSQDMAYWHDWWNQLSGFQRQLILVMSMVDDFWSSLTEGQRTVTGIIAVNAVVLCCWRIPAMQRSMIKYFTSNPASKTRYLPMVLSSFSHYSIIHMVANMYVLWTFSSGIVSLLGKEQFLAVYMSAGVISTMVSYMCKTATGRLYPSLGASGAVMAVLAAVCTKVPEAKLGIIFLPMITFTAGNARGVNLCMNETDKVQCV, encoded by the exons ATGGCGTGGAGAGGATGTGTCATGAAATGGGCCAAAACAGAGTTCATCAGATCCACCAACACTACCTCAAAACGCTCCAG ACTAGACCCTTGCAACCAACAGAGGAGCGGTTTCCGTCGGGAAGCCAAAAGGTCGGATACAAAGAAAGGAAATGTCACCCAAGAAACAAACCCTTCACCCTCTGAGGCCGGCACACCaggtcccccacctcctcccaaAGCCCCCAGACCGACACTTTTCAAACCACTGATGTTCACAGTAGGG TTTACAGGCTCCTCCTTTGGTGCCGCGGCCATTCTGCAATATGAGACCCTGAAGTCGAGAGTTCAGTCTGcaaaagatgaagaggaggaagaaaaattGTCACAG GGGTCCCAGGACATGGCGTACTGGCACGACTGGTGGAACCAGCTGTCAGGCTTCCAACGACAGCTCATACTGGTGATGTCCATGGTGGATGACTTCTGGAGCAGCCTCACAGAAGGACAGAGGACTGTCACTG GTATCATTGCGGTAAATGCTGTAGTCCTGTGTTGCTGGCGGATCCCTGCAATGCAAAGGAGCATGATTAAGTACTTCACATCTAACCCAGCCTCCA AAACCCGGTACCTTCCCATGGTCCTGTCGTCCTTCAGCCACTACTCCATTATCCACATGGTGGCCAACATGTATGTCCTGTGGACATTCTCTTCAGGAATTGTCTCTCTCTTAGGGAAGGAGCAGTTTCTTGCAGTCTACATGTCTGCCG gTGTCATTTCCACTATGGTTAGCTACATGTGTAAAACAGCCACTGGACGTCTCTATCCATCATTAGGAGCG TCGGGTGCCGTCATGGCAGTACTGGCCGCAGTCTGTACAAAGGTGCCAGAGGCCAAACTGGGCATAATCTTCCTCCCCATGATCACATTCACAGCAGGgaat GCAAGAGGTGTAAATCTGTGCATGAACGAAACGGACaaagtccagtgtgtgtga